AAAAATGATAGATTAATTTCTTCTCCTTAATTCCTTTTCCATTTCTCTTTTAATGTCTCTTTCCTTTATCAGTTCTTTTTTCTCCCAGACTTTTCGGCCTTTTGCCAGAGCCAATTCTAATTTGATAATACCCCTTTCATTTATATATATTTTTAATGGAATCAAAGTTAGACCTTTTTCCTTTATTTTCCCGGTTATCTTTCTTATCTGGGATTTATGGAGAAGAAGCTTTCTTTCCCTGTAGGGATCATGATTAAAGTATGAAGAATATTTATATGAGCTTATGTGAGAATTTACTAAAAATATCTCTCCGTTTTTTAAAGTAGCGTAACTGTCTCTTAGGTTGACCCTTCCTTCTCTTATAGATTTTACTTCACTTCCTAAAAGTGATATCCCTGCTTCGAAAATCTCTATAATTTCATAATTATGATACCCTTTTTTATTTGTGGCTATGACTTTCAATTAAAAATTTCCTCCCCCTATTTAATAATTAATCTAACCAGCTCAATATAGTTTCTTTCTATTTTTTCGATTATAAACCTGTTCTTATTGAACATTATTTCATCTCCTTTAGAAGGCATCCTTCCGAGTTTATAGAGAATGAATCCTGCAATAGTTACGAAATCTCTATTCTCAGGGATGTTCAAAAAAAGTTTTTCATTCAGAACTTTTATTGGAGTCTTTCCTTTTATTAAATATAATTTTGGAGTTAATCTGATTATAAATTCTTCTTCTTCCTCATCGTATTCATCCTGAATTTCTCCCACAATTTCTTCAAGTATATCTTCAAGGGTAACAATCCCACTCATGCTTCCCCATTCATCTGTAACGATAGCAAGGTGCATTTTTTTTCTCTGCATCTCTTTGAGGATTGTTTCAACCTTTGCAGTCTCAGGGATAAAATAAGCATCTCTAATGATTTTAGTTATTGAAAAATTCTCTTTTTCAAGAACGAAAGGAAATAAATCTTTAGAATGAATGACACCTTTTACATTATCCACCCTTTCCTCATATATAGGATACCTTGAGAATTCTGTTGACAATACAATTTCAAAAATTTTATCTAATGGAAGATCCATGTCAATTGCTACCACTTTTGTCCTCGGAATCATAACCTCTTTTATTCTTCTTTCCCTTATATCAAATACTCCTTCTAACATCCTCTTTTTATGCATTGAAATATTTCTCTTAGAAGATTCTGATTTAATAAAAAGATTCAATTCTTCTTCGGCATCTATTAATAATGAATCCTCTCTCTTTCTCACGGTTAATTTTAAAAAGAAATTTATAAAGTATGAAATCAATCTTGAAATTGGTGACAGAACTAATATTATTATTCTTATAGGAATAACATAAAGAAGGGATATTCTTTCAGGATGAGCAGCAGCAATACTTTTCGGTGTTATTTCTGAAAAAATAAGGATTATAAAAGTAGTAATCATAGTGGAATAAAAAATTGCTTCACTTTTATTATAAAAAATGTATTCTGAAAAAATAAAAGTAGCTATCGAAGCAGCAGCTATGTTAACAAAATTATTACCTATTAAAAGGGAGGCTAAAAATTTCTCTGGATTCTCAAGAGTCTTTTTTATAAAAGATGCTTTTTTATTTCCTT
The window above is part of the Acidobacteriota bacterium genome. Proteins encoded here:
- the smpB gene encoding SsrA-binding protein SmpB gives rise to the protein MKVIATNKKGYHNYEIIEIFEAGISLLGSEVKSIREGRVNLRDSYATLKNGEIFLVNSHISSYKYSSYFNHDPYRERKLLLHKSQIRKITGKIKEKGLTLIPLKIYINERGIIKLELALAKGRKVWEKKELIKERDIKREMEKELRRRN
- a CDS encoding hemolysin family protein, which codes for MPLLLIILFIVFLLLSAFFSSSETAFFAFNRVRLNYLTKKGNKKASFIKKTLENPEKFLASLLIGNNFVNIAAASIATFIFSEYIFYNKSEAIFYSTMITTFIILIFSEITPKSIAAAHPERISLLYVIPIRIIILVLSPISRLISYFINFFLKLTVRKREDSLLIDAEEELNLFIKSESSKRNISMHKKRMLEGVFDIRERRIKEVMIPRTKVVAIDMDLPLDKIFEIVLSTEFSRYPIYEERVDNVKGVIHSKDLFPFVLEKENFSITKIIRDAYFIPETAKVETILKEMQRKKMHLAIVTDEWGSMSGIVTLEDILEEIVGEIQDEYDEEEEEFIIRLTPKLYLIKGKTPIKVLNEKLFLNIPENRDFVTIAGFILYKLGRMPSKGDEIMFNKNRFIIEKIERNYIELVRLIIK